Proteins co-encoded in one Pelobates fuscus isolate aPelFus1 chromosome 5, aPelFus1.pri, whole genome shotgun sequence genomic window:
- the LOC134612295 gene encoding C3a anaphylatoxin chemotactic receptor-like: protein MRTDSVTIQYTVFALQIVTCVVGLLGNTAVICVSSCILKKTKSKIWFLNLAVADLIFLLFLPLNTVTLFNGNWSFGLHLCKLYNFTYVCNMYASIFIIAALNIDRVLSVAKPIWHHKFITKSIYYTVCALIWTVTILASLPVIFVSVEYNNKGKTECRLYDVGHFDCKDNSSETWSTFNESYFFNKNSQILENNVTEPDLSQTMRQNETMDDLNNGSTYNSPNISYFSIPLIPHNIPQCFDNGYLMDSETLESWNKMIHLTESIIIPLLIIGYIVPLSVILCSNVIIILSVRKSQAVKTLRMYRIIVTVVVVYFLTCTPLVVGEVIILISAHKMNFELMKNVIDTLPLLYNIAYMNSCLNPIVYVLVGTKVRVTITEFFSTTRQSMSSFSFSDPKRHVNSEKHTSSSHKHSSHSSL from the coding sequence ATGAGGACAGACAGTGTGACCATCCAATACACGGTCTTCGCGTTACAGATCGTCACTTGCGTCGTTGGACTATTGGGTAATACGGCTGTCATATGCGTCAGCAGCTGTATATTGaagaaaacaaaatctaaaatttGGTTCCTGAATTTGGCCGTAGCAGATCTAATCTTTCTCTTGTTCCTACCACTAAATACGGTTACATTGTTTAACGGAAACTGGTCTTTTGGGCTCCATTTATGTAAATTATATAACTTCACTTATGTGTGCAATATGTATGCCAGTATTTTCATAATTGCAGCTCTAAATATCGACCGGGTCCTGTCGGTGGCCAAACCCATTTGGCATCACAAGTTTATCACCAAAAGCATTTATTACACTGTGTGTGCTCTCATTTGGACAGTGACAATACTAGCCAGTCTTCCTGTAATATTTGTTAGCGTTGAATATAATAACAAAGGGAAAACTGAATGTAGACTGTACGATGTCGGACATTTTGATTGTAAGGACAACAGTAGTGAAACATGGAGCACTTTTAatgaaagttatttttttaacaaaaattctCAAATTCTCGAAAATAATGTCACTGAACCCGACCTGAGTCAAACAATGAGACAAAATGAAACTATGGACGATTTGAACAATGGATCAACCTACAACTCTCCAAACATATCTTATTTTAGTATCCCATTAATTCCACACAACATTCCACAATGTTTTGACAATGGCTATTTGATGGACAGTGAAACACTCGAGTCATGGAATAAGATGATACATTTGACGGAGAGCATTATTATCCCACTCCTTATAATTGGTTACATTGTCCCACTGAGCGTCATCCTATGTTCCAATGTAATTATCATTCTTAGTGTTAGAAAATCGCAAGCAGTGAAGACTTTGAGAATGTACAGAATTATCGTTACAGTGGTTGTGGTTTATTTTCTAACTTGCACTCCGCTAGTTGTAGGGGAAGTTATTATATTGATATCTGCTCATAAGATGAACTTTGAGCTAATGAAGAATGTGATTGACACTTTACCTCTCCTGTACAATATAGCCTACATGAACAGCTGTTTAAACCCCATTGTATATGTGTTGGTGGGCACCAAGGTACGAGTGACAATTACAGAATTCTTTAGCACTACAAGGCAGAGCATGTCAAGTTTTTCATTTAGTGATCCAAAACGTCATGTAAACAGTGAGAAACATACAAGCTCGTCGCATAAACACTCATCACACTCATCCCTCTGA